From Ictidomys tridecemlineatus isolate mIctTri1 chromosome 2, mIctTri1.hap1, whole genome shotgun sequence, the proteins below share one genomic window:
- the Colgalt1 gene encoding procollagen galactosyltransferase 1, with translation MAAAPRACRRRGQPLPGLRPPLLLLLLLLLAPPPPGGPPGVAAYFPEERWSPESPLQAPRVLIALLARNAAHALPATLGALERLRHPRERTALWVATDHNADNTSAVLREWLVAVKSLYHYVEWRPAEEPRSYPDEEGPKHWSDSRYEHVMKLRQAALKSARDMWADYILFVDADNLLINPDTLSLLIAENKTVVAPMLDSRAAYSNFWCGMTSQGYYKRTPAYIPIRKRDRRGCFAVPMVHSTFLIDLRKAASRNLAFYPPHPDYTWSFDDIIVFAFSCKQAEVQMYVCNKEVYGFLPVPLRAHSTLQDEAESFLHVQLEVMVKHPPVEHSRFISAPTRTPDKMGFDEVFMINLKRRQDRRERMLRALHEQEIEARLVEAVDGKAMNSSQVEALGIQMLPGYRDPYHGRPLTKGELGCFLSHYNIWKEVVDRGLQKSLVFEDDLRFEIFFKRRLMNLMRDVEREALDWDLIYVGRKRMQVEHPEKAVPRVRNLVEADYSYWTLAYVISLQGARKLLAARPLAKMLPVDEFLPVMFDKHPVSEYKAHFSPRDLRAFSVEPLLVYPTHYTGDDGYVSDTETSVVWNNEHVKTDWDRAKSQKMREQQALSREAKNSDVLQSPLDSTARDEL, from the exons ATGGCGGCGGCCCCACGCGCGTGCCGGCGGCGCGGGCAGCCACTCCCGGGCCTGCGGCCGCCGCTGCtactcctgctgctgctgctgctggcgcCTCCGCCTCCCGGGGGCCCGCCAGGTGTCGCCGCCTACTTTCCCGAGGAGCGCTGGAGCCCGGAGTCGCCGCTGCAGGCGCCGCGGGTGCTCATCGCGCTGCTGGCGCGAAACGCGGCCCACGCGCTGCCCGCCACCCTGGGCGCCCTCGAGCGGCTGCGGCACCCGCGGGAGCGCACGGCGCTGTG GGTGGCCACGGACCACAATGCAGACAACACATCAGCTGTGCTGCGGGAGTGGCTGGTGGCCGTGAAGAGTTTGTACCATTATGTGGAGTGGCGTCCGGCGGAGGAGCCCAG GTCCTACCCAGACGAAGAGGGCCCCAAACACTGGTCCGACTCTCGCTATGAGCATGTCATGAAGTTGCGCCAGGCTGCCCTGAAATCAGCTCGGGACATGTGGGCTGATTACATCTTG TTTGTGGACGCAGACAACCTGCTCATCAACCCCGACACCCTGAGCCTGCTCATCGCCGAGAACAAGACCGTGGTGGCTCCTATGCTGGATTCCCGGGCCGCGTACTCCAACTTCTGGTGTGGAATGACTTCCCAG GGCTACTACAAGCGCACGCCCGCCTACATCCCCATCCGCAAGCGCGACCGCAGGGGCTGCTTCGCGGTTCCCATGGTGCACTCGACCTTCCTGATCGACCTGCGGAAGGCGGCCTCCCGGAACCTGGCCTTCTACCCTCCCCACCCCGACTACACCTGGTCCTTCGATGACATCATCGTCTTCGCCTTCTCCTGCAAGCAGGCAG AGGTGCAGATGTACGTGTGTAACAAGGAGGTGTACGGCTTCCTGCCCGTGCCGCTGCGCGCGCACAGCACCCTCCAGGACGAGGCCGAGAGCTTCCTGCACGTGCAGCTGGAGGTCATGG TGAAGCATCCCCCCGTGGAGCACTCCCGGTTCATTTCGGCACCTACCAGGACCCCTGACAAGATGGGCTTTGACGAG GTCTTCATGATCAACCTGAAGCGGCGGCAGGACCGGCGGGAGCGCATGCTGCGGGCGCTGCACGAACAGGAGATTGAGGCCCGACTGGTGGAGGCCGTGGACGGCAA GGCCATGAACAGCAGCCAGGTGGAGGCGCTGGGCATCCAGATGCTGCCCGGCTACCGGGACCCCTACCACGGGCGGCCCCTCACCAAGGGCGAGCTGGGCTGCTTCCTCAGCCACTACAACATCTGGAAGGAG GTCGTGGACCGAGGGCTGCAGAAATCGCTGGTGTTTGAGGATGACCTGCGTTTTGAGATCTTCTTCAAGAGGCGCCTGATGAATCTCATGCGGGACGTGGAGCGAGAGGCCCTGGACTGGGACCTCAT CTACGTGGGCCGGAAGCGGATGCAGGTGGAGCACCCCGAGAAGGCCGTGCCCCGCGTGAGGAACCTGGTGGAGGCCGACTACTCCTACTGGACACTGGCCTACGTCATCTCCCTGCAAGGGGCCCGCAAGCTGCTGGCCGCCAGGCCGCTGGCCAAGATGCTGCCGGTGGACGAGTTCCTGCCCGTCATGTTTGACAAGCACCCGGT GTCCGAGTACAAAGCCCACTTCTCGCCCCGCGACCTGCGCGCCTTCTCCGTGGAGCCGCTGCTCGTCTACCCCACTCACTACACGGGGGACGACGGCTACGTGAGCGACACGGAGACCTCAGTGGTGTGGAACAACGAGCACGTCAAGACCGACTGGGACCGAGCCAAGTCCCAGAAGATGCGGGAGCAGCAGGCGCTGAGCCGCGAGGCCAAGAACTCGGACGTGCTTCAGTCCCCGCTGGACAGCACCGCGCGGGACGAGCTGTGA